Proteins found in one Terribacillus sp. DMT04 genomic segment:
- a CDS encoding LLM class flavin-dependent oxidoreductase, whose translation MKLSVLDQAPIRRGASPEDALQESVELAQHAEQLGYARYWFAEHHNTNGLVSVAPEIMATRIASATNTIKVGTGGVLLPQYSPLKVAETFHTLAGLFPGRVDLGVGRSPGGTEQTRSALADGAESGMGAFPRKLEELQGFLYNTLPRAHPYRSVKASPRIAEAAPLWVLGLSEGSAKRAADLGIGFVFGHFISPAKPKAMPLYKEAFRPSKTRNKPYGIVCIFVVCAETEEEAEALAESQDHWLLSVGKGRDTQIPSPELISKRELTEADKESIRKNRQRCVIGTPEKVRIELERLQEVYQADEFMLITNIYDKEAKWKSYELIKREVDHNNIM comes from the coding sequence ATGAAGCTCAGTGTATTAGATCAGGCGCCGATTAGAAGAGGCGCTTCGCCGGAGGATGCGTTGCAGGAGAGCGTTGAATTAGCGCAGCATGCAGAACAGCTTGGCTATGCGCGCTATTGGTTTGCTGAGCATCACAATACGAATGGATTGGTAAGTGTGGCGCCTGAGATTATGGCAACACGGATTGCCAGTGCGACGAATACAATTAAAGTTGGAACTGGCGGTGTTTTGCTGCCTCAATATAGTCCGCTGAAAGTAGCGGAAACATTTCATACATTGGCTGGTCTGTTTCCCGGACGAGTTGATCTTGGCGTGGGCCGATCTCCTGGAGGGACGGAACAAACGAGAAGTGCCTTAGCTGATGGTGCGGAAAGTGGGATGGGAGCGTTTCCGAGAAAACTGGAGGAACTGCAAGGTTTCCTATATAATACGCTGCCTCGTGCCCATCCTTATCGCTCGGTAAAAGCTTCTCCTCGTATAGCAGAAGCAGCGCCGTTATGGGTTCTCGGATTATCGGAAGGAAGTGCGAAGCGGGCTGCTGATTTAGGTATTGGTTTTGTGTTCGGTCATTTTATCAGTCCTGCTAAGCCGAAAGCAATGCCTTTATATAAGGAAGCATTCCGCCCATCTAAAACGAGAAACAAGCCATACGGTATTGTTTGTATCTTTGTTGTGTGTGCAGAGACAGAGGAAGAAGCTGAAGCATTAGCGGAAAGTCAGGATCATTGGCTGCTTAGTGTCGGCAAAGGACGCGATACGCAAATTCCATCTCCGGAGCTGATAAGCAAGCGCGAACTAACAGAAGCGGATAAAGAGTCGATACGAAAAAATCGCCAACGCTGTGTGATTGGAACACCAGAGAAAGTAAGGATAGAGCTGGAAAGACTGCAAGAGGTTTATCAAGCTGATGAGTTTATGCTGATTACCAATATCTACGATAAAGAAGCAAAATGGAAATCATATGAATTAATCAAACGTGAAGTTGACCATAATAATATTATGTAA
- the msrA gene encoding peptide-methionine (S)-S-oxide reductase MsrA produces the protein MTTNFAKATFAGGCFWCMVKPFDQWDGVESVISGYTGGHVENPTYEQVKTGTTGHYEAVEITYDPTKIAYQQILDLYWPQIDPTDAGGQFHDRGDQYRTAIFYHDAAQEELANFSKKALEESGKFKQPIVTEVLPAAVFYPAEDYHQDFYKKETEAYEEDRAKSGRDEFIEAHWDK, from the coding sequence ATGACAACAAACTTTGCTAAAGCAACATTTGCAGGAGGGTGCTTCTGGTGTATGGTAAAGCCGTTCGACCAGTGGGACGGCGTGGAATCGGTCATCTCCGGCTATACGGGAGGCCATGTCGAAAACCCGACATATGAACAAGTAAAAACAGGTACAACAGGTCATTATGAAGCTGTTGAAATTACGTATGATCCAACAAAAATAGCGTACCAGCAAATATTAGATCTCTACTGGCCGCAAATCGACCCAACAGATGCAGGAGGTCAATTCCACGATCGCGGCGACCAGTACCGGACTGCCATCTTTTATCATGATGCTGCACAAGAAGAATTAGCAAACTTCTCGAAGAAAGCACTTGAGGAAAGCGGCAAATTCAAACAGCCGATTGTCACTGAAGTATTGCCGGCAGCCGTCTTCTATCCTGCCGAGGACTATCACCAGGACTTCTATAAGAAAGAAACCGAAGCTTATGAAGAAGACCGTGCGAAATCCGGCCGTGATGAATTTATTGAAGCGCATTGGGACAAATAA
- a CDS encoding 5'-3' exonuclease H3TH domain-containing protein encodes MKNHILLVDGMAILFRAFHATAYRNYFMVNSKGMPTNGLHGFIRHLAAAVDHFEPTHVAACWDMGSKTFRSEMLDTYKGNREAPPVELIPQFDAVKQVAAGYGIPNIGLKNYEADDCIGTLACLYAEEGHHVTVLTGDQDMLQLVRPNVDIAIMRKGEGNYEVFQEASFLEQKGLTPAQIIDMKGLMGDSSDNYPGVKGIGEKTAIKLLTQYETIDQLLEKLEELPNGVRKKIESDLDNLHLSRKLAAIHCEVPISCSLEDAKWEVDVKQKQAMLEEFELTKLSRLLHPADSVTN; translated from the coding sequence ATGAAAAATCATATATTATTAGTAGATGGCATGGCAATCTTGTTCCGTGCATTCCACGCTACGGCTTACCGCAATTATTTTATGGTAAATTCGAAAGGTATGCCGACGAACGGCTTGCATGGCTTTATTCGTCACTTAGCTGCGGCTGTCGATCATTTTGAGCCGACACATGTTGCTGCTTGCTGGGATATGGGTTCGAAAACGTTCCGCAGCGAGATGCTGGATACGTATAAAGGGAACCGCGAGGCACCGCCTGTTGAGCTAATCCCGCAATTTGATGCAGTAAAGCAAGTTGCTGCGGGTTACGGTATTCCGAATATTGGCCTGAAGAATTACGAAGCAGATGACTGTATTGGCACATTGGCTTGTTTGTATGCGGAAGAAGGTCATCATGTAACAGTTCTTACAGGAGATCAAGATATGCTGCAGCTGGTTCGTCCGAATGTAGATATTGCGATTATGCGAAAAGGTGAGGGCAACTACGAAGTATTCCAAGAAGCTAGCTTTTTGGAACAAAAAGGCCTGACACCTGCCCAAATCATTGATATGAAGGGCTTGATGGGGGATAGCTCCGATAATTACCCAGGCGTAAAAGGGATTGGTGAAAAGACAGCAATCAAACTGCTTACGCAATATGAAACAATTGATCAGCTTCTAGAGAAGCTAGAAGAACTGCCGAATGGCGTACGAAAGAAAATTGAATCTGACTTAGATAACCTGCATTTAAGCAGAAAGCTTGCAGCTATTCATTGTGAAGTGCCGATTAGCTGTTCGCTTGAAGATGCAAAATGGGAAGTAGACGTGAAGCAGAAGCAGGCAATGCTTGAAGAGTTCGAATTAACAAAGCTGAGCCGTTTGCTGCATCCGGCTGACAGTGTAACAAACTAA
- a CDS encoding LysR substrate-binding domain-containing protein, with translation MELRQLRYFIEVAKREHMSEAAEYLLVAQSAISRQISNLEDELGVDLFEREGRNVKLTKIGRTFLNHIEKAMHAIDYAKKQIDEHLDPERGSIKIGFPTSLAGQLLPTVIYSFKEAYPNIQFQLRQGTYQFLIEQVSRGDIDVAFIGPVPREHDRIEGEILFTESFSALVPVAHQFAEREQLQLKDLQNEQFVLFPHGFKLRQLVMDGCKKAGFVPIVSSEGEDLDAIKGLVAANIGISILPESTFYDATPRLTTKIPITFPEVRRSVGIIMPKERQVAPSERLFYDFVREFFSRLQQFR, from the coding sequence ATGGAATTGCGTCAACTGCGCTATTTTATCGAGGTCGCCAAGCGGGAGCATATGTCGGAAGCTGCTGAATATTTACTTGTTGCACAGTCTGCCATCAGTCGACAAATCAGCAATTTAGAAGATGAACTCGGTGTCGATCTGTTTGAACGGGAAGGCAGAAATGTGAAACTGACTAAAATCGGCCGGACTTTTTTGAATCATATTGAAAAAGCTATGCATGCAATTGATTACGCGAAAAAACAAATTGATGAGCATTTGGATCCAGAACGAGGTTCCATTAAAATCGGTTTTCCAACCAGCTTAGCAGGTCAGCTGCTGCCAACTGTTATTTATTCCTTTAAAGAGGCCTACCCGAATATACAGTTCCAGCTCCGGCAGGGAACTTACCAATTTTTAATTGAGCAAGTATCACGTGGTGATATTGATGTCGCCTTTATTGGTCCTGTACCAAGAGAACATGACCGTATCGAAGGCGAAATTCTGTTTACCGAAAGTTTTTCTGCTCTCGTGCCAGTTGCACACCAATTCGCAGAACGCGAACAGCTGCAGTTAAAAGATTTACAAAACGAGCAATTTGTTCTCTTTCCACACGGATTTAAATTAAGGCAGCTCGTGATGGATGGATGTAAAAAAGCTGGTTTCGTGCCAATAGTATCGTCAGAGGGGGAAGATTTGGATGCGATAAAAGGACTTGTCGCAGCTAATATCGGTATCAGCATTTTACCGGAAAGTACATTTTATGATGCGACACCTCGGCTTACGACGAAAATTCCTATCACGTTCCCGGAAGTCAGAAGATCTGTCGGTATTATCATGCCAAAAGAAAGACAAGTGGCGCCTTCTGAACGCTTATTTTATGATTTTGTCCGTGAGTTCTTTTCTCGCTTGCAGCAGTTCAGATAA
- the gltB gene encoding glutamate synthase large subunit yields MAFHFLPKAQGLYRPEFEHDACGIGLYAHMKGEAAHYIVQKGLQLLCQLDHRGGQGSDPASGDGAGIMVQLPHRFFSEKTEFSLPEPGAYGVAMVFFNTQDAQQEELESKINALVEAEGQQVIGWRTVPVDDTHIGTMASDVKPFVRQLFVGIGETTEKGLPFERKLYVIRKQAEQESKEMQQHLYLASFSSETIVYKGMLTSVQVDQFYLDLQDPLFESAFALVHSRFSTNTFPSWERAHPNRYLIHNGEINTLQGNVNWMRARQKQLVSEAFGADTAKILPILDTDGSDSSIMDNAFEFFVLAGRKPAHAAMMMIPEPWDKNPYMDAEKRAFYAYHSTLMEPWDGPTAISFTNGKQIGAVLDRNGLRPGRYYVTKDDHLILSSEVGVLDVEEENVLEKNRISPGKMLLLDIEQGRLIPDEEIKQEMAAQAPYQKWLDNNMVSLEDRTTTDDSKVEDLVTKQRAFGYTYEDVQKYIVPLVSEGKDPIGAMGNDTPLSVLSDRPQSLFHYFKQLFAQVTNPPIDAYREQIVTSTLSYLGKEGNLLHPDEANCRRIKLASPIMTNNQLEQLVAEPSGDFKLQEIHTLFGEDLKKSVQRIFQEAEEAISKGVSVLVLTDRLMSDLYVPVPTLLAVSGLHQHLVRKGLRTKVSLIASAGEVREVHHVATLLGYGADAIHPYLAYATLKESIDNEDIKLSYPEAVKQYAAAMTEGVVKVMSKMGISTVQSYRGAQIFEAVGISHAVISKYFTGTTSQLDGIDLHTIAAEAKKRHQAAYKSAAATLDTGSEFQWRANGEHHAFNPKTIHTLQWACRQNNYDLFKEYTEAADQERLGFLRNLFDFKHVNSIPIEEVESVESIVTRFKTGAMSFGSISEEAHEALAIAMNRLGGKSNSGEGGENAKRYQLDENGDSRRSAIKQIASGRFGVMSSYLVQANELQIKVAQGAKPGEGGQLPGKKVYPWVADVRKSTPGVNLISPPPHHDIYSIEDLAQLIHDLKNANRDARISVKLVAKGGVGTIAAGVAKGSADVIVISGYDGGTGASPKTSIKHAGLPWEIGLAEAHQTLMLNGLRDRVRLETDGKLMTGRDVVMAALLGAEEYGFATAPLVVLGCVMMRVCHIDTCPVGIATQNPELRKKFIGDPDHVVNFMTFIAQEVREIMAELGFRNMEEMVGRTDVLEVSDRAKSHWKAGQLDLSRLLHQIDGARTYTTPQNHKIDIALDTTDILPHMEKALAGKEQVHLELPIRNINRVAGTIAGSEISKKFAEAGLPEDTVNLHFNGSAGQSFGAFTPKGMTLTVTGDANDYVGKGLSGAKLIVKKPLDFRVSAAKHVIAGNVALYGATSGEAYINGMAGERFAVRNSGATAVVEGIGEHGCEYMTGGKVVILGEVGKNFAAGMSGGIAYIHTTDRAAFKQLCNTEMIDFEQLTDKKEIAALRTMIEKHAAYTDSEKANIILENWEAELASFVKVIPIDYRSMLHQIEEQQERGLTQEEAVMEAFVLKNQQPRPVKESEKPAAVH; encoded by the coding sequence ATGGCATTTCATTTTCTACCAAAAGCACAAGGCTTATATCGCCCGGAATTTGAGCACGATGCATGCGGTATCGGCTTATACGCGCATATGAAAGGGGAAGCCGCCCATTATATCGTTCAAAAAGGATTGCAGCTGTTATGCCAGCTGGATCACCGCGGCGGACAGGGGAGCGATCCTGCATCAGGAGATGGTGCTGGAATAATGGTACAGCTTCCACATCGTTTTTTTTCCGAAAAGACAGAATTTTCATTACCTGAACCAGGTGCCTATGGTGTGGCAATGGTATTCTTCAATACACAAGATGCACAGCAGGAAGAGCTGGAAAGCAAAATAAACGCTCTTGTAGAAGCAGAAGGACAGCAGGTAATCGGCTGGCGCACTGTGCCTGTTGATGATACACATATCGGAACAATGGCGAGTGATGTGAAGCCTTTCGTCCGTCAGCTTTTCGTTGGTATTGGAGAAACAACAGAAAAAGGGCTTCCGTTCGAACGGAAACTTTACGTGATTCGCAAACAGGCGGAACAAGAATCGAAAGAAATGCAGCAGCATTTGTATTTAGCCAGCTTCTCTAGTGAGACCATCGTCTACAAAGGGATGCTCACATCTGTTCAAGTGGACCAGTTCTACCTTGATCTGCAAGATCCGCTCTTTGAAAGTGCATTTGCACTTGTGCACTCTCGCTTTAGTACGAATACATTCCCGAGCTGGGAACGTGCGCATCCAAATCGTTATCTTATTCATAATGGAGAAATTAACACGCTGCAGGGGAACGTAAACTGGATGCGTGCTCGTCAGAAGCAGCTTGTATCCGAAGCATTTGGAGCAGATACAGCAAAGATTCTTCCTATATTAGACACAGACGGCAGTGATTCCTCCATCATGGATAATGCTTTTGAATTCTTCGTGCTAGCTGGCCGCAAACCAGCTCATGCTGCCATGATGATGATTCCGGAACCATGGGATAAGAATCCATATATGGATGCAGAAAAACGAGCTTTTTATGCTTATCATAGCACGTTAATGGAACCATGGGATGGTCCGACTGCCATTTCCTTTACAAATGGCAAACAAATTGGTGCCGTTCTTGACCGAAACGGATTACGTCCAGGCCGCTATTATGTGACGAAGGATGATCATCTTATCCTTTCTTCTGAAGTAGGCGTCTTAGACGTGGAAGAGGAAAATGTACTGGAGAAGAATCGGATCAGTCCTGGAAAAATGCTGTTATTAGATATTGAGCAGGGCCGCTTGATTCCGGACGAAGAAATCAAGCAGGAAATGGCTGCACAAGCACCATATCAAAAATGGCTGGATAACAATATGGTGTCACTGGAAGATCGGACAACAACGGACGACAGCAAAGTAGAAGATTTGGTCACCAAACAGCGAGCTTTCGGTTATACGTATGAAGATGTACAAAAATACATCGTACCGCTCGTATCTGAAGGCAAGGACCCAATCGGTGCCATGGGAAATGATACACCGCTAAGTGTACTGTCTGACCGCCCGCAATCTTTGTTCCATTACTTTAAACAATTGTTCGCACAAGTAACAAACCCGCCGATTGACGCGTATCGCGAACAAATCGTTACAAGCACACTTTCTTATCTTGGGAAAGAAGGCAATCTGCTGCATCCTGATGAAGCAAACTGCCGACGAATCAAGTTAGCATCTCCTATTATGACGAATAATCAGCTGGAGCAACTTGTTGCTGAACCTAGCGGTGATTTCAAACTGCAGGAGATCCATACATTATTCGGTGAAGATTTGAAAAAGAGCGTGCAGCGAATTTTCCAAGAAGCAGAGGAAGCAATCAGCAAGGGCGTCAGCGTTCTTGTGCTGACGGATCGCTTGATGTCGGATCTTTATGTACCAGTACCTACACTTCTTGCCGTAAGCGGCTTGCACCAGCACCTTGTTCGCAAAGGTTTGCGCACAAAAGTCAGCTTGATTGCTTCGGCCGGAGAAGTACGGGAAGTACATCATGTTGCGACACTGTTAGGCTATGGTGCAGATGCTATTCATCCTTATTTGGCTTATGCTACGCTGAAAGAAAGCATTGATAACGAAGATATTAAGCTATCCTATCCGGAAGCTGTGAAACAATATGCTGCGGCAATGACAGAGGGCGTTGTGAAAGTGATGTCGAAAATGGGCATCAGTACGGTACAAAGCTACCGAGGTGCACAAATTTTCGAAGCGGTTGGTATTAGTCATGCTGTTATTTCCAAGTATTTTACCGGAACTACCTCCCAGCTTGATGGGATTGACTTGCATACAATTGCTGCGGAAGCGAAAAAACGTCATCAAGCTGCTTACAAATCAGCAGCTGCAACACTGGATACAGGCAGCGAGTTCCAATGGCGTGCAAATGGTGAGCATCATGCCTTCAACCCAAAAACAATTCATACGCTGCAATGGGCATGCCGTCAAAATAACTATGATTTGTTTAAAGAATATACTGAGGCGGCCGATCAGGAGCGTCTAGGATTCTTACGAAACTTGTTTGACTTCAAACATGTCAATTCTATTCCGATTGAAGAAGTGGAATCAGTCGAAAGCATTGTCACGCGATTCAAAACAGGTGCCATGTCATTCGGTTCTATTAGCGAAGAAGCACATGAAGCACTCGCTATTGCGATGAACCGTCTTGGCGGTAAAAGTAATAGCGGAGAAGGCGGCGAGAATGCCAAGCGTTATCAGTTGGACGAAAACGGTGATTCCAGACGAAGTGCGATTAAACAAATCGCTTCCGGCCGCTTTGGCGTAATGAGTTCTTACCTTGTCCAGGCAAATGAGCTGCAGATTAAAGTGGCACAAGGAGCAAAACCAGGAGAAGGCGGTCAGCTTCCAGGGAAGAAAGTATATCCATGGGTAGCCGATGTACGTAAATCAACACCAGGTGTGAACCTGATTTCACCACCGCCTCACCATGATATTTACAGCATTGAGGATTTGGCGCAGCTAATCCACGATCTGAAAAATGCGAATCGCGATGCACGTATCAGTGTTAAATTGGTTGCAAAAGGCGGCGTCGGCACGATTGCTGCCGGGGTAGCAAAAGGAAGCGCAGACGTTATTGTTATTAGCGGATACGATGGCGGAACTGGTGCTTCACCGAAGACAAGTATTAAGCATGCCGGCCTTCCATGGGAGATCGGACTAGCGGAAGCGCATCAGACACTCATGCTGAATGGGTTGCGTGACCGCGTTCGTTTGGAAACCGACGGCAAGCTGATGACCGGCCGTGATGTCGTAATGGCAGCCTTGCTTGGAGCAGAGGAATATGGCTTTGCGACAGCACCACTCGTTGTACTTGGCTGTGTAATGATGCGCGTCTGTCACATTGATACATGTCCGGTTGGCATCGCAACACAAAATCCAGAGCTGCGGAAGAAATTTATTGGTGACCCAGATCATGTTGTTAACTTTATGACTTTCATCGCGCAAGAAGTTCGTGAAATCATGGCTGAACTTGGTTTCCGCAATATGGAAGAAATGGTTGGGCGTACAGATGTGCTGGAAGTATCTGATCGTGCTAAATCACACTGGAAAGCTGGTCAGCTTGATTTGAGCAGATTGCTGCATCAAATTGATGGTGCACGTACGTATACAACGCCGCAAAACCATAAAATCGACATTGCATTGGATACAACAGATATATTGCCGCATATGGAAAAAGCACTCGCTGGCAAAGAACAAGTGCATCTTGAGCTGCCAATCCGCAACATAAATCGTGTTGCAGGAACGATTGCCGGGAGTGAGATCAGCAAGAAATTTGCTGAAGCTGGGCTGCCGGAAGACACTGTTAACTTACACTTCAACGGCTCCGCTGGGCAAAGCTTTGGTGCTTTTACACCGAAAGGCATGACGTTGACAGTGACTGGAGACGCCAATGACTATGTAGGAAAAGGCTTATCTGGAGCAAAATTAATTGTCAAAAAACCATTAGATTTCCGGGTTTCGGCTGCGAAGCATGTTATTGCTGGGAATGTGGCCCTATACGGAGCGACTTCCGGTGAAGCATATATCAACGGTATGGCTGGTGAGCGTTTTGCCGTTCGAAATAGTGGTGCCACTGCAGTTGTCGAAGGCATCGGAGAGCATGGCTGTGAATATATGACTGGCGGTAAAGTGGTTATTCTTGGAGAGGTAGGCAAGAACTTCGCTGCGGGTATGTCTGGCGGTATTGCTTACATCCATACAACGGACCGTGCAGCATTCAAACAGTTGTGCAACACGGAGATGATTGATTTTGAACAGCTAACAGATAAGAAGGAAATCGCTGCGCTGCGCACGATGATTGAGAAGCATGCAGCGTATACAGACAGCGAAAAAGCGAACATTATCTTGGAAAACTGGGAAGCAGAACTTGCAAGCTTTGTAAAAGTAATTCCGATTGATTACCGCAGCATGCTGCACCAAATCGAAGAGCAGCAAGAGCGCGGACTTACGCAGGAGGAAGCAGTCATGGAGGCGTTTGTGCTGAAGAATCAGCAGCCGCGTCCAGTGAAGGAATCCGAAAAGCCTGCAGCAGTACATTAA
- a CDS encoding glutamate synthase subunit beta produces MGKATGFIDYKREEANERDPKTRIRDWNEYAAPFSDATLKTQGARCMDCGTPFCHIGMEIGGSTSGCPIYNLIPEWNDLVYKGKWKEALERLMLTNNFPEFTGRVCPAPCEGSCTVAISDPAVAIKNIERAIIDKGFENGWITPRIPAKRTGKKVAIIGSGPAGLASADQLNQAGHSVTVYERADRAGGLLMYGIPNMKLEKDVVERRVNLLRQEGIDFILNTEIGKDILADDLRAQYDAVILCTGAQQQRDLVIQGREAKGIHIAMDYLTVSTKALLDGKQDAQPEFNAAGKDVIVIGGGDTGADCIATAVRQGAKSVTQFGKHPSLPLARSADNQWPEYPHVFGLEYAHKEAKAAYGEDPRQYSIQTTKFVKDEQGNLKELHTVDMQKVRNDKGMFVYQEVEGSEKVWPAELVLIAIGFEGTETPLLTEFGVNVTPNKRVEAAYGDYRTNVDNVYAAGDSRRGQSLIVWAINEGRDVAKQVDLQLMGETVLP; encoded by the coding sequence ATGGGGAAAGCAACCGGATTTATTGACTACAAAAGAGAAGAAGCAAATGAACGTGATCCTAAAACGCGCATCCGGGACTGGAACGAATACGCCGCTCCTTTCTCTGATGCTACGCTGAAGACACAAGGTGCCCGCTGTATGGATTGCGGTACGCCATTCTGTCATATCGGCATGGAGATCGGCGGCAGCACATCCGGCTGTCCGATTTATAACTTGATACCAGAATGGAATGACTTGGTGTATAAAGGAAAGTGGAAGGAAGCATTAGAACGATTGATGCTGACGAATAACTTCCCGGAATTCACTGGTCGTGTCTGTCCAGCTCCGTGTGAAGGTTCTTGTACCGTTGCAATTAGCGATCCAGCAGTTGCGATCAAAAATATTGAACGTGCCATTATCGACAAAGGGTTTGAAAACGGTTGGATCACACCGCGTATCCCAGCGAAGCGTACGGGTAAGAAAGTTGCCATTATCGGTTCTGGTCCAGCAGGCCTTGCAAGTGCTGATCAGCTGAACCAAGCAGGCCACTCTGTAACGGTATATGAACGTGCCGACCGTGCTGGCGGATTGCTAATGTATGGTATTCCTAACATGAAGTTAGAAAAAGATGTCGTAGAGCGCCGTGTCAATCTACTGCGCCAAGAAGGAATCGATTTTATCTTAAATACTGAAATCGGTAAGGATATACTGGCAGATGACCTTCGCGCGCAGTACGATGCTGTTATTCTTTGCACTGGTGCTCAGCAGCAGCGCGACCTTGTCATTCAAGGAAGAGAAGCGAAAGGTATCCATATTGCAATGGACTATCTAACTGTTTCAACGAAAGCATTGCTTGATGGCAAACAAGATGCGCAGCCAGAATTCAACGCTGCCGGTAAAGATGTTATCGTTATCGGAGGCGGCGATACAGGAGCAGACTGTATTGCTACTGCTGTCCGACAAGGCGCAAAGAGCGTGACGCAATTCGGTAAGCATCCATCATTGCCGCTTGCCCGCAGTGCAGATAACCAATGGCCGGAATACCCGCATGTATTTGGTTTGGAATACGCACATAAAGAAGCAAAAGCTGCGTATGGCGAAGATCCTCGTCAATATAGTATCCAGACAACCAAATTTGTAAAAGATGAACAGGGCAATTTAAAAGAATTGCATACAGTGGATATGCAGAAGGTACGTAATGATAAAGGGATGTTTGTTTATCAAGAAGTTGAAGGCTCCGAAAAAGTATGGCCTGCTGAACTCGTCTTGATTGCAATTGGTTTTGAAGGAACAGAAACGCCATTGCTTACTGAATTTGGTGTAAATGTAACGCCAAACAAACGAGTGGAAGCAGCTTACGGAGATTATCGTACAAACGTAGATAACGTCTACGCTGCTGGTGACAGCCGACGCGGTCAAAGCTTAATCGTTTGGGCAATCAACGAAGGCAGAGACGTTGCCAAGCAAGTAGATCTTCAGCTCATGGGTGAGACAGTTTTACCTTAA
- a CDS encoding globin-coupled sensor protein, whose product MFTKRKKERKAETENTAVTQRAEVVLKIDGELKKQLDMINLTEEDLRILTQLEPVICQEIDKIVSSFYQNIMNQENLLHIIESNSTVERLKGTLRQHIQEMFNGRVDHDYIEKRKRIAFIHAKIGLEPKWYMGAFQDLLQQMLQIFENEQMDFPAYRRAVLATTKIFNIEQQIVLDAYNTEHERVHIEHIANQDQLHGSIQHTSETLTSIFTQVNRAVEGLVASSESLTEQSLETKQTAKEVVTHAEEGQAGLISQQERMQRIAAQMSAVQAELATLEEAASKIGSIVELVEGIAEQTNLLSLNASIESARAGEQGKGFAVVASEVRKLAEETKASVSDVTGLIQETHEQIHNVNQFMGTGEDLINSGTVQLGDVTAQFETIMSHSQDNEIISSRTEQSIQQFSHELMDVKNAMQQAEHILRQLNELTEA is encoded by the coding sequence ATGTTTACAAAGCGCAAAAAAGAGAGAAAAGCAGAAACAGAGAACACCGCAGTTACACAAAGAGCAGAAGTAGTATTAAAGATTGATGGCGAACTAAAAAAACAGCTGGATATGATTAATCTGACAGAGGAAGACTTGCGTATTTTAACCCAGTTAGAGCCTGTCATTTGTCAAGAAATAGACAAAATTGTAAGCAGTTTTTATCAAAACATTATGAATCAAGAGAACTTGCTGCATATTATTGAAAGCAATAGTACAGTAGAACGGCTGAAAGGCACATTGAGACAGCATATTCAGGAAATGTTCAATGGTCGAGTAGATCATGATTATATAGAAAAACGGAAGCGAATTGCTTTCATACATGCAAAAATCGGCCTTGAGCCAAAGTGGTATATGGGAGCGTTTCAAGATTTGCTGCAACAAATGCTGCAAATCTTTGAAAATGAGCAAATGGATTTTCCTGCGTATCGAAGAGCAGTACTAGCGACAACTAAAATATTCAACATTGAGCAGCAAATTGTGCTGGATGCGTACAACACGGAACATGAGCGGGTACATATCGAACACATAGCAAACCAGGATCAGCTGCACGGAAGTATTCAGCATACGTCCGAAACGCTTACCAGTATTTTTACACAAGTGAATCGAGCAGTTGAGGGATTGGTTGCTTCTTCTGAATCGCTGACAGAGCAAAGCTTAGAAACGAAGCAGACCGCGAAGGAAGTAGTTACACACGCAGAAGAAGGACAAGCCGGGCTTATCTCCCAGCAAGAACGTATGCAACGTATCGCTGCGCAGATGAGTGCAGTTCAAGCAGAACTAGCCACACTTGAAGAAGCAGCTTCGAAGATTGGAAGCATTGTTGAGTTGGTAGAAGGAATTGCGGAACAAACAAACTTGCTTTCGCTTAATGCATCTATTGAATCAGCTCGGGCAGGAGAACAAGGAAAAGGATTTGCCGTCGTGGCTAGTGAAGTTCGTAAATTAGCAGAAGAAACGAAAGCATCTGTTTCTGATGTTACGGGACTCATTCAAGAAACGCATGAACAAATACACAATGTGAATCAGTTCATGGGTACAGGTGAGGATTTAATCAATAGCGGCACTGTGCAGCTAGGGGATGTTACAGCTCAATTTGAGACAATAATGAGTCATTCCCAGGATAATGAGATAATAAGCTCTCGTACAGAACAAAGCATCCAGCAATTTTCACATGAGTTAATGGATGTGAAAAATGCAATGCAGCAGGCTGAGCACATATTGCGTCAGTTAAATGAACTGACGGAAGCATAA